GTATAAGTACTATAGCAAACGAGTTATATACTATAATTATGGTATAATTACAATACCAAATGAGGAACAGAAGATAATACTATTGTTACAAATCATCAAATGTAtctaatatttatattcattcgaGAAGCTTTAACGATTAATTTAAAATTGCAatttcataatattcattcttttTCTTACGTATCATAAACGTGCACACCTCAAGTGCGTCCCTCAAGaacttaaccctttgcgctcgaacggcgactctcattcgccacgatgtttcgcgtggcaactcgagcggctgtatttacgctgaatttcgttatctccagttaataaatacgaagtattggttcgtgaataggccccttaggctgtttatgtcttcggttggaaagtgacattgtgacgtaaattcctctacgactgtagtcctgaatacgatgtgtctaacgttagtacagtttcgacggtcgtagcgagcacattTGTCGCGAAATTTTGCACCACTCGTTTGAAAGTTTTAAGGCGAGTTTGATTTTGAATTGATCATGATCAAATTAGTGGTAGAacaagtgtaaacagtaatcACGTATCgcgtgtgagaaatagaaaaattagtgtaatagacagtgaattcggaagtagcagcgatcacccacaagatcctggcgACTCAGAATGTCCTGGTAAGTGTTTTTTGATCACACCAAACAccactacagaacttgaacttcgataaatatctttttcaaaatgtaaactttaaaattgtctcgagttgcagaGCCGCCTGACCAAAAaggtcgtcgagcgcaaagggttaagtaGTATACCATTTATGATATAGGTACTATAGTAAACGAGTTATATACTATAATTATGGTACAAATACTATACCAAACGAGCAACAGAAAATAATACTACCGCTACTAATCATCGAATGTATCTAATTTTCATATTTATTCGAGAAGCTTTAACGATTAATTTAAAATTGCAATTTCATAATACTAATTCTTTTTCTCACGTATCATAAACGTGCACACCTCAGGTGCGTCCCTCAAGAACTTAAGTAGTATACCACTTATGGTATAGGTACCATAGCAAACGAGTATACCACTTATGGTATAGGTACCATAGCAAACGAGTATACCACTTATGGTATAGGTACCATAGCAAACGAGTATACTACTTATGGTATAGGTACCATAGCAAACGAGTATACCACTTATGGTACAAATACTACACCAAACGAGGAACTGAAAATAATACTATCGCTACTAGCATCGAATGCATCTAATTTGCATATTCATTCGAGAAGCTTTAACGATTAATTTAAAATTGCAATTTCATAATATTAATTCTTTTTCTTACGTATCATAAACGTGCACACCTCAAGTGCGTCCCTCAAGAACTTAAGTATTATTATTATACCACTTATGGTATAAGTACAATAGCAAACGAGTTATATACTATAATTATGGTATAATTACAATACCAAATGAGGAACAGAAGATAATACTATTGTTACAAATCATCAGATGTATCTAATATTCATATATATTTACAGGTGTCATGCGAAACATTAATTAACTGACAACAAGCAACGTTACCTGCTGCTGCGTCTCCTCTCAGAGAAGTGCATCGGTGCATTCGCAGAGCTGGGCATCGAGCGGAGGCTGCTGGTGGTGGAGCTCGATGGGCTGGGCGGAAGCGGCGGTTCCTCGTCGATCGACGTCCTGTCAGGCGACGGCGGGCTCTTCGCGCCGGAATTATGGTGATTGTGATGCAAATGGTGCAACTGTAGCCGAGCGTGGTCCGGATGGAGCAGACTGGCGCGGCGCGATTGCTGAGGCGTCGTCGCTGGGCTGGTGCTGGCCACGCCGCACGGAGACGGTGAGGCCTTTTGCGACAATCGTACGCGCGGAATTGTTACCAGCTGGCTGTTGGTATCGAGCTTCTAATCGAAGATCGTTCGGATATTCGATCGTTGGAATTCTACTGCTCTCGAAGCGGTTATCGTTTGGGGGTACGGTATTGCCACTTTGAATTCATTGTTTTCTGAATTGGATTCAGCCTTTCGCAAATCGAAATCGTTCTGACGCAAATGAAATTCACCCATTCGCGTgttaaattcattcttttgcaaatGAAGTACTTCTTGCCagatattttattaagaaaataAAAGTAACACTAAATGTTAAAAATTAGGTAGTAaagaattagaaatttaatttaaaaactatAGATGttcattattatatttattctagtcagatattttattaagaaaataaaagaaataccaAATGTGAAAAATTGGGTAGTAAAAAATcagaaatttaatttaaaagctatagCTATTCATTACTATATTTATTCTAGTCAGGTATTTTATtaagaaaaggaaagaaacaCCAAATGTAAGAAATTGGGTAGTAAAGAATcagaaatttaatttaaaaactatAGATGttcattattatatttattctaGTCAGATATTTTATTAAGACAGTAAAAGTAACACTAAATGTAAAAAATTAGGTAGTAGAAAatcagaaaattaattaaaaacctACAGATATTATTACTATATCTATTACAATATATATTCATTATATACTTcaatatttcattgtaagaaaTGTTACATATAAACTAGGTAACACAAAATAGAAACTTCATTGAAAAAAGTACAGATACTTATTTAAAAGTAATTAGCAATTCATTGAACTCAGCAGATATTATAAttcataattatatatttaataatgTGTATGTATGAAAATTGCatgtaaatataatttatatatcctAACTTATACATACATGTTACTTGTGACTTTAATGAATtggtaattatttttaaacaaGTATCTGTACTTCTTTAAATGAAGTTTTTATCTCTTGCTACCTAGTTtatatgtaatgttatgtatgaagTGCTTCAATTGCAAAAGTGTTGAATGTAATTTGTAAAAGAAATTACTTGCAAAAGTGTTGAATGTAATTTGTAAAAGAAATTAATTGCAAAAGTGTTGaatgtattataatttgtaaaaGGAATGAATCCGTTTTGTAAAAGGGTGAATTCAAAGTGGCAATATTACACCGCCATTCCGAGTCTCGAATCATACGATTCGATGGTTAACGCTATCGATTTCTACGATTCGACGTCTACTGCTTCCTACTTTCACGTCCCGCTGATCAACGCTATCGAATTCTATTATGCGAAACTTGTTGCTTCCTGTGTTCCATAATTCGATCTATTTCGCCATCTAATTTTTACTACTCAATTACGACTCTTGCTATAACATATCTTAACCCTTTGCGTTCGAGAAGCGACTCTCAGTTACCACGCTGTTTCACGTGGCAACTCGAGTTTCTCATCGACTGATTTTAAGTTTCAAAACCCTATAAAAAATAGTTCTCAAAAGTTTCAATCTTTTACAAGTTAATTTGTACACAAAATTATTTTCTATTACCTAAAAAACACTTGTCAAGTGTGCACAAAATTATCTCAAGTTGCTACTTCAAAaactcgagcgcaaagggttcaaTTCTAAAGCTAAGAGTACGTTTCAATATCTCCAAGATTTACAAAATTTCTTCTAGTACTATATATCTAAATATAATAAACTTCGATTATTCGTAATGTTACCAAATTTTAAAGGAAATTGCTAATTATCATTCGACATTCTTGTACTTTTGCGTTTAACAGCTGCTTTGTTCTGTTTTCACGTTACCTGTATGGACTCGATGCCGCTGTCGTTTACGCTCTCCTGGACATCCGGGAAGACGAACGCCTGTGCCTGTCCGTCGGCTTCGCCTCTTGGCGAATCGCTTGGCCATACTTGCAGCAGCGGCAGTCCAGCGCGTGGCTCTGTGCGAACTTCCGTAACGACTTCGTTGCTCTGCTCGCCTGTACTGAGGCACAATCGGCCCAGCTCTCTCAATGGCTTCTGTTTTTAAACAACGTGCAACAACCAGTCATCAAACCATTCCCTTCGATATCTGCACTGGTAAGTTTCAAGTGCTAACTCGTATTTTTATCTGGGAGTTATGTTAATACAGTATTGACGCTTTTAATTCTACCCTTTTGCAAGTCAAGTACTTTttcttgaatattttatttttaaaaaaagCACCACGTACAGATTAGATTGTgagaaataaaaaattcaatttagTATGGTagagatatttatttaaaagtattaACACTTTAAATTCTACTCTTTTGCAAATCAAGCACTTCTacttgaatattttattttaaaaaaaaGCATCACGTATAGATTAGATTGTAAGAAAGAAAAAAGTCAATTCAAAATGGTagagatatttatttaaaagtattgATGCTTTAAATTTGACCCCCTTGCAAATCCAGTACTTCtacatgaatattttatttaaaaaaaaattccaaaaacaCCACGTATAGACTAGATTGTGAGAAATGAAAAGTTCAATTTAAAATGGTagagatatttatttaaaagtattaACGCTTTAAATTCAatccttttgcaaatcaaatacTTCtgattgaatattttatttaaaataaaaaaaacaccACGTATTTACTAGGTTGTGAAGAATAAAAAATTCCATTCAAAATGATAGAGATATCTATTCAAAAGTCATTAGCAATTCATGAAACACGGTACACATTACGTAACTTATAATTATAtgattaataaatattaataagtaTATTAATAAgtatttaaaatttaaaaaaacaCCACGTATTTACTAGGTTGTGAAGAATAAAAAGTTCAATTCAAAATGATAGAAATATCTATTCAAAAGTCATTAGCAATTCATGAAACACGGTACATATTACGTAAgtcataattatataattaataaatattaataaatacattaataataatttaaaacaaaaaaaaacaccacgtattcactaggTTCTGAAAAATAAAAAGTTCAGTTAAAAATAATAGAGATATCTATTCAAAAGTAATTAGCAATTCATGAAACTCAGTACACATCACGTAACtcataattatataataattgataagtatgtatatatatgaaaATTGTGtgcaaatataatttatatatgctAGCCTGTGGATACGTACATTCATTATCTAATCTTGAATCTGATTTTCAAAAGGACGAATTCGAGGCGCCAATACTGTATCGAAGAAACACACGCATGCATCTGAAAGAATTCCAAAATCTCTTAACACTGAAAGCATTAACGTACACACGATTTATCTAAAGCTGTGCAACTCGACCACGATAATAGTGATTCACTGTACTCCGTTTCATCAGTCGAGAATGCGTCCAGAGTGGAGGCGACATGGACGTTGCAGAATGCTCGAAGGTATTCGATTTCATTAGTCGATGAGGTACAGCGAAATATTTAGGGCAGGCATGTCCAGTGTCAGTTAAATTTCTTCTACTCCTCGCGGTCCATTCACGTGACACGATACCAGTCGAAAATAGAAGCTGCTGTCACGATAGAGCACGCGATAATGTATTTCCACGAGATCATACGCGAACTGACGCGAATGGAGAACAGGTTCGCGAGAGGCCACGAGCACGTGTCTGCCCTAATTATTATTCATAAGAATAGTAATCGCGTAGCATGTTAACTTCAGAATCCATCGCCCTTCAACCGTATGGTGGACACTCGAAGCCAGTGCTTGGTCGCACACGCTCCTCGTTTCAGTGTAATAGAAACATAAATACCTGCTTCCTATGTGAAAGGCAAATTACGAGTGTAAAACGTGTTACGAGCTCGAGGAAGTGATAGTTTCAACCTTAATTACGAACAACCTCGTTAAATGGATTAATAGTGTTCGAGATCGTCGGAAAGGAGGTAGATTTTTATTACTTCTCGAAACATTTTTAATGTTCCATGCAGAGTAACCAGAACCCATTAATCCCTCCTTTCGTGTCTTATATAACGCAGTTCAATCCCAGATAGCAGTGTTCCCCGTTATATTAACCGCACGCGCGCACAGAGGTTATGCACGTTGCATTTACGTCACGTGGAGCCTGGTCCCTGGCTCGAATTGATTCGCTGTTTCCGGAAATTTCGCCGTCAGTGGGCAACTGACGTTTCCATTGTGTCGATCGTTCGATTACGTCTTCTCTTAGCGATGCAACGTTTAATAACAATCGACGAATTCTGCATATTTGTACACGTGGCGTACGAACGAGATTTGTGTTCTTCGAAAATGCGAAACTGTGTCGCTTCGTTTGCGAACACGAGCAAACATCGAATGAAATTTGCATCGTGATAGAGCCTCCTGTTTACGGAACAGGGACTTGAACCAGGCTTATGGTCTTAGAGCAGCAGGGCTTCGTGTAATTCGCGCGGATCGGTTTTCGAAACACCTCTGATCTGGTCTCGTCAATCTTGCGCTATTTATCGCGTTATTTATCGTTTATTTCGTACGCCATTTTTCTCAAACCTTAAACACGATCCTTAATCGCCACGATATACAAATTAAGTAGAATCGATGATATAATTATTTGAAAAACGCGTAATAACTGCGACGCTTGAGCTGGTTGTAACGTTGGTgcaataatttataaattaaagAACGAGACGTACGAATTTAGTACCAGAAACAAGGATTAAAAATACATCGTGGCTAGAAGGACGTTTTATGAATTGATAAGCTTGACCAATCGAGTATTAACGAAGTCTCAGCGCCGCGTCTCGCCCCATCGCTTCGAAGAAACGTCAAAGAAAGAGGAACGGGGTAAAAATAAAACAACCTTCGACGTTTCAGACTGTTGCCACTGAGAATAACGCCGGGGCTGGATAGAAACGGCTATTGTTTATCGCTGTTGTAGCAAGAATAATGAAAGGATCGATTCACTTCCGACCGTGGTAGATCGCTATCGGCGAGAGATTCTCCCCGTGATACGATCTTGATTTCACCTATGAATTACAGCTGACCTGACAGCTAATTGAATTAACCAAGACGCTGTCGTTAACTTGCCTCCAGGAAGCGCAGGAATCGCGGTTACTTAACTCTCGTATACAATAGAGAAATCGAAGATTTCACGAAAATGTGAGGTTGCAGAAAGCGGTTTGCACATACCCGCGTTGCTAACTTCTTAATCACTCCTTATTTCCACCGTATTCGACATTAATTTAGTTACGTAAACGGACCACCGAATTGCAGAGAATCTGGCATTATTTAAATCCCATTAATTATTCGATGTATAAATATTAAAGATACAGCAGTACAGTCTATGTAATAAGTAGAGAAAATTTAATATATAGTCTGAAACAAAATTTCGTTGTCCCAAGGACAGTCGGTGCTACTCCTCTACCACATCTCCAACTATAAGTTCTTCAACTCTGAAACTTCAACTTatatacagagaaaaatgaatctATAGTGTGGGAGAAAGTTTTGTTGCCCCAAAGACACCCTGTGATACTCCTCTACCACGTCTTCATTTATGAAACTCTTCAACTCTAAAGCTTCAACTTATAAAACAGAGGAAAAGTGTATCTATAGTTCTGAGAGAAAGATTCGTTGCTTCAAGGACACCCTGTGCTATTCTTCTACCATATCTTCAGCTATGAAACTCTTCAACTCTGAAGCTTCAACTTATAAACGAAGAAAAGTGTAT
This genomic interval from Xylocopa sonorina isolate GNS202 chromosome 18, iyXylSono1_principal, whole genome shotgun sequence contains the following:
- the LOC143431525 gene encoding uncharacterized protein LOC143431525, translated to MQKPLRELGRLCLSTGEQSNEVVTEVRTEPRAGLPLLQVWPSDSPRGEADGQAQAFVFPDVQESVNDSGIESIQASPSPCGVASTSPATTPQQSRRASLLHPDHARLQLHHLHHNHHNSGAKSPPSPDRTSIDEEPPLPPSPSSSTTSSLRSMPSSANAPMHFSERRRSSRYSMFDALDLEYALLRAAARGSVGPYSLSESLHKLTFTQSLAFPALARGLASKQSVPTRRPQQHTESGLNAFAKVVTALVLVLVSVLVFGVVYKFVRT